ATGAGTCCGGCGCCGAAGAACATGGTGGCCATGAGGGCGAGCAGGATGAGGCGGTGGCCGAGCGATCCCGGCCGGGACAGCCCGTACGCGCAGAGGACCGACACGGTCATCGAGAACAGGGTGCCGGCCACCGTGACGAGGACGCTGACGACCGCCGCCCGGGTGACCTGGCCGCCGCTCAGGAGCTCCTGGTAGGCGATGAAGGTGAGGTCCCTCGGGACGACCACCAGGCCGCCGACCTCCGTGATCGTCTTCTTCGACGAAAGGCTGGTGACCACGACGATCCACAGCGGTACGAGGACGGCGAGGCAGGCGCCGGCGAGGAGCAGGCCCTTGGCGGCGAGGCCCGCACGGCCGGGCGGCTCCTCCCAGACGGGCCGGGCGGGCGCCGCCCGCCACGAGGGGCGGCGCCGGGACATCTTCGATACGTCCGCGGTCATTTCCGGTACACCCCCTGCTCACCCATCAGGTGGGCGACCTTGTTGGCAGAGAGCACCAGCACCAGGCCGACGACTCCCTTGATCAGTCCGGCGGCGGCCGCGTAGCTGAAGTCCTGGCTGCGCAGGCCGGTCCACCACACGAAGGTGTCGAGGACCTCGGCCGCCCCGGGTCCGACGGCGTCCCGCTGGAGGAGCAGTTGCTCGAAGCCGACGGTGAGCGCGTCGCCGACGCGCAGCACGAGCAGCAGCGCGATCACGGGCCGGAGCGCGGGCAGGGTGACGTGCCACATGCGGCGCCACCGCCCGGCCCCGTCCATGGCGGCGGCCTCGTACAGGTCCTGGTTGACGGCGGCGAGCGCGGCGAGGAAGACGATGACCCCCCAGCCGGCGTCCTTCCAGATGCCCTCGGCGGTGACGAGGAACTTGAAGACCCCCGGGTCGGTCATGAGGTCGAAGCCCTCGTGGCCGTACTGCCGGAGGGTCTGGGCGATGATGCCGGCGCCGCCGAGTATCTGCTGGAAGACCGTGATGACCAGGACCCAGGAGAAGAAGTGCGGCAGGTACAGGATCGCCTGGACGACCGCCCGGACCCGGGGCCGCAGCACGCTGTTGACGAGCAGGGCGAGCGCGATGGGCACCGGGAAGAAGAGCACCAGCTGGAGCAGGAAGAGGACGAAGGTGTTCTCGACGGCGTGCCAGAACGACGGGTCGGAGAAGACCCGTTCGAACTGGGCGAGGCCGACCCAGGGGCTTTCGAGCATGGCGGTGACGCCGTTGGTGGAGACGTACGGGTCGTAGTCCTGGAAGGCGACGACATTGCCCAGGATCGGGATGTAGTGGAAGACCAGGACGAGCAGGAGCGCCGGAACGGTCATGAGGAGGAGGGTCCGGTCGCGCCGGAACCGACGGGCGAGCGGGACATGCCCGTCCGCGCGGCGCCGGTTCCGGACCCGACCGACTTGGGCGGGCGTTGTCGGGTCGTCCGGGGCCCGTGCGGCCGGGTCCGCCGTCTTCGTGTCGAGCGTGCTCACGGTCAGCTCGCCGCGGATCCGGTGGTGTCGAGGAGCTTCCTGTACCAGTCGCGCAGCTGGTCCCCGCCCTTGGTCTTCCACTCGGAGACGGCCTGCTGCATGTCGGAGACCTTCTTGCGGCCCCGGACGATGTCCTTCTCCAGCTGCTCGAAGTCGTTCATGAGGCCGGTCCACTGGGACGGCTCGGTGATGGTCATCCCGTAGAAGGAGGACTTGGAGGTCACGGCGCCCATGCGCTGCTGCCACTCGACCATCGCCCGGGTGACGTCGGGGGTGTCGGGGTGCGCCACGTAGGGGGCGGGGCTGGCGACGAACAGCCAGGAGCTGCTGACCTCCTGGTTGCCCTTGTCGGTCTTGACCGGCAGGCCGTCCTTGATGGTGTGGTGGACGCCCTCGACGCCGTAGTCCGTGAGCATCCGCTCCTTGGTGCCGTAGGGCGCGGCGGTGAAGTCGGCGATGGCGAGGGCGTCTTCGACGACCGCCTTGGAGCTGCCCTTCCGCACGAAGGCCCAGATGTTGGCGGGGTTGGTCGCCCACAGCTTCGGCGTGCCGCCCGCGTGGCCGGGGATGTCCATCGCGGCCATGGCGAACGCCGGGTTCTGCGCGGCCTGTTCGGACGTCTTCGCGTACCAGTGGGAGAGGTCGTTGTTGTAGACGAGGCACTGGCCCGCGGTGAAGCGGAGGCTGGTGTCGCCCTGGTTCTGGGTCTTCTCGTCGGGGTGGACGACTCCGGCGTCGTACAGCTTTCGGGTCCACTCCAGGGCTTCGAGGTACTCGGGGGTCTCGATGCGGTTGATCAGCTTGCCGTCGACGAGGTGCCAGCCGAGCGCCTTGTCGCTGCCGGGGAGCACACCGAACATGTTGTAGGCGGTCCAGGTCATGTCCCCGCAGGCCCAGACCTTGGCCTTGGCGCTGGTGATCTCCTTGGCGAGGGCGAGGAACTCGTCCGCGCTCTTGGGGAGTTGCCAGCCCTTCGCGTCGAAGAGGTCCTTGCGGTAGAAGGGCGCGATGTTCGTGACGTACGAGGCGGGCATGGGCAGGCCGCGCAGCTTGCCGCCGAAGATGGAGCGCTGCCAGGCGTCGGTGGGAATGGCCGCGAGGTTCGGGTAGGCCTTGACCTTGTCGCCGGAGAGGTACGGGCCGAGGTCCTCGAACTTGGCGTTGATCGCGCTGGGGATCTTGCCGCCGAGGTTCCAGCCGGGGACGACGACCACGTCGGGAATCTCGCTGGAGGCGAGGACGGCGCCGAGCTTCTGGTCGTAGACGTTGCCGTCCTGGTTCTGCCAGGTGGCCTGGACGCCGATGGCCTCGTTCATGGCCTTGTAGTACGGGTTGTCGGAGGCGGGCGGCGGCCCCCAGAACGGGGCCATGACGGTCAGGGCGCCGCCCTTGCCCTTCCTGGCGGTGACGGACGCCTTGAGTTCGGCGCTCGCGATGGCCCGGGTGAAGCCGGCGGCGGAGCCGTTCATCGGCGCGATGTCGGGGGTGACGACGGTGCCGGCCACGAAGGCGGGCAGGAGCTTCGCCGCGTCCTTGCCGGTGGTGGTGCCGTCCTTCTTCCCGGTGTCCGAGTCGCCGCCGCCGCAGGCCGCGAGCAGCGGGACACCACCGGCCACCGCCGCGGCGGCGACGGCGGTGGTGGAGGCGAGGAAGCCCCTCCGGCTCTGCCCGGTGTCGCTCCGGCTCGGGGTGGTTCTCCGGGAGCCCGTGGAGACGGCGTTCGGCGTCATTGCGTCAACCCTTCATGGCACGCGCCAGGACATACGGCGACCGAGGGGTCGCCGGCCGGCTGCGGGGTGGAGGTGGAGCGGGCGGGGCGGAACAACCCCGGGGCGCCGTCGACCATCGAGTCGAAGCGCTTCGATATTGCTGCGAGGTTAAGTGAACGTCACAGGCGCGGCAAGAGCCGTTCGCGAGTTTCTCGGCCTTCTCTGCGGTGCGTCCGCACGCCAAAGAGCCCTGCGGATACGGGAAGTGGGTCGCCGTGACGCCTTGACACCCACTCCTGGCACACAGAGCATCGAAGCGCTTCGAAATCTCCCGCAGCATCCTCCTGATCCTCCTCTGCCAAGGGACTCGCACGTGACCGCAGACCGGCCGCCCTTCCGTGACCCGGCCCTTCCCGTCGCCCGGCGGGTCGACGATCTCCTCGACCGGCTCACCGCCGACGAACGTCTGGCCCTGCTCCACCAGTTCACGCCCGGCGTCGACCGCCTGGGTCTCGCCGCGTTCCGTACCGGGCAGGAGGCCCTGCACGGCGTCGCCTGGATGGGCCCCGCGACCGTGTTCCCGCAGGCCGTGGGACTCGGCGCGAGCTGGCACCCGGAGCTGGTGCGCCGGGTCGGCGAGGCGGTGTCCCGCGAGGCGCGGGCCATGCGAGCCAAGGACGACCGGGTCGGCCTCAACGTCTGGGCGCCGACGGTCAATCTGCTGCGCAACCCGCTGTGGGGCCGCGGCGAGGAGGGGTACGCGGAGGACCCCGCACTGACCTCCGCGATCGCGACCGCGTTCACCCGCGGGCTGCGTGGCGACCATCCGCTGTACTGGCGCACCGCGCCGGTCCTCAAGCACTGGCTCGCCCACAACAACGAGGCGGCGCGCGACACTTCCTCCGCATCCGTACGTCCCCGCGTCCTGCACGAGTACGACCTGCGGGCGTTCCGCGGCGCCGTCGAGGCGGGCGCGGTGGCCGGGGTGATGCCCGCGTACAACCTGGTCAACGGCCGCCCGAACCACCTCTCCCCCTACCTGGAGGAGGAGTTGCGGAGCTGGACGGACCAGGAGCTGCTCGTCTGCTCCGACGCGGGCGCCCCGTCCAACCTGGCCGACTCCCAGGGGTACTTCGCCACGCACGAGGAGGCCGTGGCAGCCTCGCTGCGCGCCGGGGTCGACTCCTTCACCGACCACGGGACGGACGCCTCGCCGACCCTGGACCGGCTGCGCGGGGCACTGGAGCGCGGTCTGATCGACCGGTCGCACGTGGACCGGGCGGTGCGGCGGCAGTTGACCGTACGGTTCCTCCTCGGCGAGTTCGACCCGGACCTCGATCCGTACGCGGACGAGAGCCGGTTCGACACCCCCGAACACCGGGAGCTGGCCCGTGAGGCGGCCGAGGCGGCGGTCGTTCTCCTCAGGAACGAGCCGCCGGCCGGCGAGGGGCGCCCGCTCCTGCCGATCGCGGCGACGGAAGGGGTCCGGATCGCCGTCGTCGGTCTCCTCGCCGACGCCTGCAAGCTGGACTGGTACAGCGGTTCGCTGCTCCACCGCTCCACCCCGCTCGCCGGACTGCGGGAGCGGTTCGGGCCGGAGCGGGTGAGCTTCGCCGAGGGGGTGGACCGGATCCGGCTGCGTACCGCGTCGGGCACGTGGCTGCGGGTGTCGGAGAGCGGGACGGAGGCCGAGGCACGGGACACGGAGGTCGCGCTCGACCCGGCCCTGCTCGCCGGCCGTACCGATCTGCCGCCCCTGACCACCGACGCGGAGGGCTCCGAGCTGGCTCTGATCGACTGGGGCGACGGGGTGCTGACGCTGCGCGCGCCGGACGGCCGGTACCTCTCGGTCGCCGAGGACGGGTTCGTCCGCGCCTCGGCGGACGAGCCCGGCGGCTGGGTCGTCCAGGAGACGTTCCGGCTCGAAGCCCATGGGGACGGGCACGGGGACGGACACCTCCTTCTGCACCTCGGGACGGGTGGGTACGTCTCTGTCGCCGCCGACGGCGTGAAGGTTGCCGCCGACCGGGAATCCGCCGAAGTGTTCTCGATCGAGACGGTCGAACGGGGCGAGGAGACGGTCGCCAGGGCCGCCGCCGGCGCGGACGTGGTGATCGTCGTCGCGGGGAACGACCCGCACGTCAACGGCCGGGAGACCGAGGACCGTACGACGCTCGCGCTCCCCCCACACCAGGACCGGCTGTGGCGGGCCGCGCACGCCGCGAACCCCCGGACCGCGCTCGTCCTCGTCTCCTCCTACCCGTACGCGGTGCCGGAGGCGGCCGCCACGCTCCCGGCCCTGCTGTGGACGGCGCACGGGGGCCAGGCTGCGGGCACGGCGCTCGCCCGGATCCTGGCCGGTGGCGTCTCCCCGGCGGGCCGGCTCCCCCAGACCTGGTACGCGGCGGACGCCGACCTGCCCGGGATGCTCGACTACGACGTGATCGGCGGCCGCCAGACGTACCTGTACTTCGACGGCACCCCGCTCTACCCCTTCGGCCACGGCCTCTCCTACACGACCTTCGGGTACGAGGAGCTGACGGCGGCGGTCGACGGCGAGGAGGTACGGATCTCCTGCACCGTCACCAACACCGGCGCCGTCGCCTCGGACGAGGTCGTCCAGGTGTACGGGCGGGCCGTGGCGCCCTCCGTGCCGCGACCGCACAGCGAACTCCTCGCCCACGAACGGGTCCACCTCACGCCCGGCGCGTCCCGCGCGCTCTCCTTCACCGTCCCGGTGACGGCGCTCGGCTTCTGGGACGTGGCCCACGGCCGGTGGGCGGTGGACCCGGGGCCGTACGAGTTCCTCGCGGGCACCTCCAGCACCGACGTGCGCCGCACGGTCCGCGTCGAGGTGCCGGGTACGGCACCCGGGCCGCGTCCGGTCCTGGAGACGGGGCTGGAGGCCGTCGACTACGACGAGCAGACCGCGACCGTGATCGTCGACCGCTCCCGGGTCTCCGGCGACGCGGTGACCCCGGCCGATCCGGACGTGCCGGGCACGCTCGTCTACCGGGCCTGCGACTTCGGCGACGGCGTCACGGAACTGGCCGTGACGGCCGCCGGGGCGGGCGAGGTGACGTTCTTCGCCGGTACGGGGACGGCCGAGCTGGCCCGCGTGACGGTGGAGCCCACGGACGGCCCGTACGACCACACCACCGTGGGGGCGCCCTGCCACGTCCGGGACGTGACGGACCTCCGCGTCGAACTACGCGGGCCGCTGCGCCTCGCGCACGTCGCCTTCTCCGGCTGAGGGACCGGGAAGCCCGACGCCCCCGGGTAGGCTCGCGTGCTCGTCTGCCTGGGGGCTCATCATGACCCGCACGTCATCCACAAGGAACTCCAGGAGCTGGACGGGGCGATGAAGGCCGACCCCAAGGGGCCCGGACGCTTCCCCGAGCCGATCCAGAAGATCGCAGAGCTCAACAAGACGCTGGCCGGGGACAGTTCCTTCGAGAACCTGAAGAAGCACGAGAAGCTGCTCGTCGGCACCCGCGACTTCATCAACACGTGGATGCAGGGCCACCCGGACGACTACCGCTGACGCACCGAGTCGACGAAGACGGCGAAGGCGGCGGCGGAGACGGCGAAGGTCGGACCGGTCGGAACCTTGGAGTCACGGACGGGGACGACTCCACGTGTGGGAACGAGGTTGTGGGCGACCTCCACGCACTGGCCACCGTCGGCACTGTAGGAGGACTTGAACCAGCGGGGGGACTCGGTCGTCACAACATGCCCTTTCGGATTTCTCTGATCATGGCCACGGTGTCCGCCTGGGAGAGCGATTCCGCCACAAGGTGATGGTAGAGCGTGAGCATGGACGCCACGGCTCCGCTCTCTCGCTCCAAGTTCCCCTGGGCCTGCGACTCTGCGTAGGAGAGCACGGCTCGGTCGGGCAGAGTCGCCAGCGTCACGGGCCGGTTGAGCGAACGCCTCTCCCCTATCGCGAACGGTGAGACCTGGATGACCGTGTGCGGGCGCGCCGCGAAATCAATGAGCCGGTCGAGCTGCGCGGCCATGACGTCGGGGCCACCGACCAGCTGACGGATACAGCTCTCGTCCATCACGACGAAGACCATCGGCGGGCGCTGCTGTTCCAAGATCTGTTGCCGCTCGGCCAGGAACGCCAACCGCTCCGCAGACTGATCTGCTGTGATGCTCCCGCGTGCGACGGAGCTTGCCGCCAGAGCTTGTGCGTACTCGGGCGTCTGGAGGAGCCCCGGGATGATCCCGATCTCGAACAATCGGAGCTCTACGGCCTTTCGCTCCTGATGGACGTACTCCGGGAAGCCCTCCAGAAGCACACCGTGCCGCACCTGCCGACACTCTCGATCGAACGACTGATCCGTTCCCGTCAGCCCGAATGCTGCGTCGACGGCCCCCGAGAACTTGAGGGTTGCGGGTCTCCTGCCAGTTTCGACGCCGGAAATGTGCTTGCTGGAGTACCTCGTTCGCTCGGCCAGCTCCTCCTGCGTCCAACCCCGCTCCTCGCGCAGCCTGCGCATACGCGCCCCGTACGCGGCCATGGGCCCACTGTCCGGGTCCAGCTCCTTGCGATTGACCACAACTCTCCCTCAGAAAACCGTACGTTGAGGACTCTCTGACTGTAGGTCACCCTGGCAGCTCCCAGTAGTGGATTCGCTACAGAGAGGAACGCCCATGCCCGAAAGCGACCGCCCGACACCGGTCCCCGACCTCGGAACGTTCATGGCGGCAGACACACCCGAGGGACAGCTCCGCCTCGGGAAGGTGACCGCCTGGGACGGCGAGTTCGTCCATCTGCAACGGCCCGGCGGAGGAATCGCGTGGACGGCGGCACCGTCCGAGTTGCGCCGGCCGACCGAGGACGAACGCGCGCTGATCCGCGTGCTCACCACCCCGGTCACGGCGGCGCCCCGCCCGCAGCAGACCTGTCCGGAGCCTCCGGTGGTGCTCTCGGTGGATCTCGTGCCGCCCGCCGTGCCGGCTCCGGGCTGCGCCACGTGCGCGATCGCGGCCGAACGGGAGCGGCACCACCTCCGGACGCACGACGATTCGGCGGCGGCGGACTTCCGGGTCGAGATCCGGAACCACCCGCACGACGAGCCGAAGTCGACGCTTCCCAGGAAGCTGCCGTGACCACGGCGGCAGCGGTGCCCGCGCCGCCGGTCTATCGCATGGGCCGGTACCCCGGACAGGAGTCCGAGCTCACCATGACCGCACGCTGCATGGACGGTGGATGCGCATGGGAGTCGGAGCCGACACCGCAACCCGGGACCCGCGCGGTCGGGTGCGAGTCGCACACCGCAGCCACCGGGCACATCACGTTCGCCGTCCGCCTGGAGTACATCGCGCTGGTGACCACCGAGGCCGCGGGCGGGGAAGGCAGTGGCTGACCACGGCCGCCGACGCCACCTCGCCGATCACCGTTCCACCCCAGGCCTCGCAGCCCGGACCCGACGGGTTGGCCTGGGAGAAGTGGCGAACGGTCCAGTGCTCAGGGGTGCCGATCACGGGACGAGCGTAGGCCCTCCCCGAACTGCGGAGGAGGGCCCTTCCTCGTCACTCAGCAGTCGCCGCCCGGCGATCGGTCGCGAGCACCGTCCGGCAGGCGAGGGCGACGACCGTCGCGACCGCGACGAGCAGGCCGCTCGCCCAGAGCGGCCCCCGGTCGCCGGCCGCGGTGCCGAGGGCGCTCGCGGCGACGAGCGGCCCGAGGGCGGCGCC
The sequence above is a segment of the Streptomyces sp. NBC_01255 genome. Coding sequences within it:
- a CDS encoding DUF397 domain-containing protein, translating into MTTESPRWFKSSYSADGGQCVEVAHNLVPTRGVVPVRDSKVPTGPTFAVSAAAFAVFVDSVRQR
- a CDS encoding ABC transporter permease; its protein translation is MSTLDTKTADPAARAPDDPTTPAQVGRVRNRRRADGHVPLARRFRRDRTLLLMTVPALLLVLVFHYIPILGNVVAFQDYDPYVSTNGVTAMLESPWVGLAQFERVFSDPSFWHAVENTFVLFLLQLVLFFPVPIALALLVNSVLRPRVRAVVQAILYLPHFFSWVLVITVFQQILGGAGIIAQTLRQYGHEGFDLMTDPGVFKFLVTAEGIWKDAGWGVIVFLAALAAVNQDLYEAAAMDGAGRWRRMWHVTLPALRPVIALLLVLRVGDALTVGFEQLLLQRDAVGPGAAEVLDTFVWWTGLRSQDFSYAAAAGLIKGVVGLVLVLSANKVAHLMGEQGVYRK
- a CDS encoding helix-turn-helix domain-containing protein is translated as MAAYGARMRRLREERGWTQEELAERTRYSSKHISGVETGRRPATLKFSGAVDAAFGLTGTDQSFDRECRQVRHGVLLEGFPEYVHQERKAVELRLFEIGIIPGLLQTPEYAQALAASSVARGSITADQSAERLAFLAERQQILEQQRPPMVFVVMDESCIRQLVGGPDVMAAQLDRLIDFAARPHTVIQVSPFAIGERRSLNRPVTLATLPDRAVLSYAESQAQGNLERESGAVASMLTLYHHLVAESLSQADTVAMIREIRKGML
- a CDS encoding glycoside hydrolase family 3 C-terminal domain-containing protein gives rise to the protein MTADRPPFRDPALPVARRVDDLLDRLTADERLALLHQFTPGVDRLGLAAFRTGQEALHGVAWMGPATVFPQAVGLGASWHPELVRRVGEAVSREARAMRAKDDRVGLNVWAPTVNLLRNPLWGRGEEGYAEDPALTSAIATAFTRGLRGDHPLYWRTAPVLKHWLAHNNEAARDTSSASVRPRVLHEYDLRAFRGAVEAGAVAGVMPAYNLVNGRPNHLSPYLEEELRSWTDQELLVCSDAGAPSNLADSQGYFATHEEAVAASLRAGVDSFTDHGTDASPTLDRLRGALERGLIDRSHVDRAVRRQLTVRFLLGEFDPDLDPYADESRFDTPEHRELAREAAEAAVVLLRNEPPAGEGRPLLPIAATEGVRIAVVGLLADACKLDWYSGSLLHRSTPLAGLRERFGPERVSFAEGVDRIRLRTASGTWLRVSESGTEAEARDTEVALDPALLAGRTDLPPLTTDAEGSELALIDWGDGVLTLRAPDGRYLSVAEDGFVRASADEPGGWVVQETFRLEAHGDGHGDGHLLLHLGTGGYVSVAADGVKVAADRESAEVFSIETVERGEETVARAAAGADVVIVVAGNDPHVNGRETEDRTTLALPPHQDRLWRAAHAANPRTALVLVSSYPYAVPEAAATLPALLWTAHGGQAAGTALARILAGGVSPAGRLPQTWYAADADLPGMLDYDVIGGRQTYLYFDGTPLYPFGHGLSYTTFGYEELTAAVDGEEVRISCTVTNTGAVASDEVVQVYGRAVAPSVPRPHSELLAHERVHLTPGASRALSFTVPVTALGFWDVAHGRWAVDPGPYEFLAGTSSTDVRRTVRVEVPGTAPGPRPVLETGLEAVDYDEQTATVIVDRSRVSGDAVTPADPDVPGTLVYRACDFGDGVTELAVTAAGAGEVTFFAGTGTAELARVTVEPTDGPYDHTTVGAPCHVRDVTDLRVELRGPLRLAHVAFSG
- a CDS encoding extracellular solute-binding protein, translating into MTPNAVSTGSRRTTPSRSDTGQSRRGFLASTTAVAAAAVAGGVPLLAACGGGDSDTGKKDGTTTGKDAAKLLPAFVAGTVVTPDIAPMNGSAAGFTRAIASAELKASVTARKGKGGALTVMAPFWGPPPASDNPYYKAMNEAIGVQATWQNQDGNVYDQKLGAVLASSEIPDVVVVPGWNLGGKIPSAINAKFEDLGPYLSGDKVKAYPNLAAIPTDAWQRSIFGGKLRGLPMPASYVTNIAPFYRKDLFDAKGWQLPKSADEFLALAKEITSAKAKVWACGDMTWTAYNMFGVLPGSDKALGWHLVDGKLINRIETPEYLEALEWTRKLYDAGVVHPDEKTQNQGDTSLRFTAGQCLVYNNDLSHWYAKTSEQAAQNPAFAMAAMDIPGHAGGTPKLWATNPANIWAFVRKGSSKAVVEDALAIADFTAAPYGTKERMLTDYGVEGVHHTIKDGLPVKTDKGNQEVSSSWLFVASPAPYVAHPDTPDVTRAMVEWQQRMGAVTSKSSFYGMTITEPSQWTGLMNDFEQLEKDIVRGRKKVSDMQQAVSEWKTKGGDQLRDWYRKLLDTTGSAAS